In Tsuneonella sp. CC-YZS046, the genomic window CATATCGGCGACGTGCGGAAGCGGGACGTGGCCATCCTGCTGGACAAGCTGAAGGAGGCGGGGGAATGAGACATGTTCTGCTCGCTCTCATGCTGGCGTTTTCGCTGCAAGCGCCCGCCCTTGCGCAGGATTCGCTCCCGCCCGCGCCCTATGCCTATCGCCAGCTCGATGATCCCGAGCAGGAAGCGCAGGCGCAGGCGCTGATGGAGACGCTGCGCTGTCTCAAGTGCCAGAGCCAGTCGATTGCCGATTCGGATGCGCCGATGGCTGGCGATATGCGCCATCAGGTCCGTATACGCATCGCCGCCGGCGAGGCTCCGGAATCCATTCGCGCTTGGCTGGTGGAGCGGTATGGCGATTATGTGAGCTACAAGCCCCGTCTGGACGGTGCGACATGGCCTCTGTTCGTCGTGCCGCTGCTTCTGGTGCTGTTAGGTGCCGTTGTGCTGCTCCGTCGGTTCGGCAGGCGCCCATGAGTTGGGCCATTGCGATCGGCGTGGCATTGGCGGCCTTCCTGGCGATGGCGGCTCTGTTCCGCCTGCCGCGCTGGGCCTGGAGCAGCGTGGGCGCCACGCTGATGCTGGGGCTGGCCGGCTATTCCACCCAGGCGACGCCGGACATGGCCGGAGCGCCCCGGGACGCCGTGCGTTCCGCCAGCGCTGAAGGTCCGCTGATCGTCGAGGCTCGCCAGCGCTTCAGCGACACCCATATTCCGAATAATTATCTTATTATTTCAGATGCTTTTACGCGGCGTGGAGATTTTGCCAGCGCCGCCGAGGCATTGAGAACGGCGGTACGGGAACATCCTGACGATGCGGAAGCCTGGCTGGCGATGGCCAATGCCCTGGCGGCGCATTCCGAAGGCAATCTCTCTCCGGCCGCGCTTTATGCCTATCGTCGCGCGGAAGCGGCCGCGCCAGATGCCGCCGGGCCGGATTTCTTCATGGGTGTGGCGATGCTCCGCTCGGGCAAGCTGGTCGAAGCGCACCAGCTTTGGTCGAGGGCGCTGGCCAGGACCGCACCCGATGCGCCGTGGCGGGCCGATCTCGAATTGCGGGTCAGGGGGTTGGAAGAACTTCTCCGCCGCATCGCGGCACAGGCTGAGTGATGCTGTTGCGGTGCCCAGCGCATATTGCTAAGCGCCAGCCCCCACAATCCGGAGTCCGGCCACGGGTCCCGGAAGGCATCAGGGGTGCGCAATCTCGATGAGTGACGCCGTGATCGAAGGCGAAGCTGAGCCTCCGCAACCGGGGCATGGCGCGCATCAACCGGATGGGAACATCCTGAAACTTGCCGTCGGCGCGCTGGGCGTGGTGTTCGGAGATATCGGCACCAGCCCGCTCTATGCGCTGCGCGACACCTTTGCCGGGCACCATCCGCTGCCGCTCGACGAACTGCATGTCTACGGCATCATCAGCCTGATGTTCTGGTCGATGATGATTATCGTGACGCTCAAATACGTCTTCATCATCATGCGCGCCGACAACAAGGGAGAGGGGGGCAGCCTCGCCCTGCTCGCGCTGATAAACATGAATGTGGGCCAGCGGCGATGGAGCGCCGGCATCGTCCTGCTGGGCGTGTTCGCGACGGCTCTGTTCTATGGGGACAGCATGATAACCCCCGCCGTCTCCGTGCTGAGCGCGATCGAAGGCGTGGCGGTCTATTCGCCGGGAATGGGGCCGCTGGTCGTTCCGCTTGTGGTGGGCATCATCATTGTCCTGTTTTTCATACAGCAGCGCGGCACGGCGCGGGTTGCCGCCTTGTTCGGCCCGATGATGACGCTCTATCTGGCGACGATCGCGATCCTCGGGATCATGAGTATCGCTGCCATGCCCAGCGTCATCGGTGCTTTGAGCCCCCATTACGCGGTGGTGATGTTCCTTGCCGATCCGTTGCGCGGTTTTCTGGCGATGGGGGCGGCGGTGCTGGCCGTGACCGGGGTGGAAGCGCTTTATGCCGATATGGGGCATTTCGGCCGCCCGCCGATCCGGCTGTCCTGGGTGGCCTTGGTCCTTCCCGCGCTGGTCCTGAACTATCTCGGGCAGGCGTCCCTGTTGATGCGGGTGCCGGCGGCGCTGGAAAGCCCGTTCTATTTTCTCGCTCCGCAATGGTTCCAGTGGCCGCTGTTGCTGATAGCCAGCATGGCGGCGGTCATCGCCGCCCAGGCCGTGATAACAGGCGCGTTCTCCGTCACCCAGCAGGCCATCCAGCTTGGTTTCATCCCTCGCATGTCGATCAAGCATACCAGCAAGGCCATGGGGCAAATCTATATCCCGGCGGTCAACTGGGCCTTGATGATTGCGGTGCTGCTTCTGGTCGTGGTGTTCCAGCGTTCATCCAACCTGACTGCCGCCTATGGCATTGCGGTGACCGGGGCGATGCTGATCGACAATTTCCTGATCGCCGTGGTGCTTTTCGCCATGTGGAAATGGAAATGGTGGCAGGCTGCGCCATTGCTGCTGCTCTTTTTCGTACTGGATGTCGCCTATCTGAGCGCCAACCTCACGAAGATTCCGGATGGCGGCTGGATTCCGCTTCTCATCGGATTGTTCATCTTCATCTTGCTCACGACCTGGGCGAAAGGCCGCGCGTTGATGCGCCAGAACATGGCGGAGGCGTCGATCCCGATCGAGGTATTCGCGAAAAGCGCCCACAACAGCGCGGCGCGGGTGCCCGGAACCGCGATCTTCATGGCATCGAGCAATACCGGCGTGCCGTCCGCGCTGCTCCACAATATCAAGCACAACAAGGTGCTGCATGAACGCGTGATCATTCTGACCGTGGAGATCGAGGACGTGCCGACCCTGAACGGGTCCGAGCGCTGGGAGGTCGTCGATCTGAGTGAGGGCTTCTATCGTCTGACCCTGCATTTCGGCTTCCTGGAGGAAACCAATGTGCCGGCGGCGCTCGCGAAGGTGGATATGTGCGGAGAGCCGTTCGACATGATGAAGACCAGCTTCTTCCTGTCGCGCCAGACCCTGCTCAGTTCCAAGAATCCCGGAATGGCGATCTGGCGCGAGAAGCTGTTTGCCTGGATGATGCGCAATGCCGCCGCGCCGATGGATTTCTTCCGCTTGCCGACCAACCGGGTGGTCGAACTGGGCAGCCAGCTCGAGATCTGATCGCTGCCATAGGAAAAGGGCGGCGCCTTGCGCACCGCCCCTTCATGATAGATGGCCGCGAACCCTAGTTGACCACGTTCGCGCTGACCATTGCGTAAAGCATCGGCAGCGAAAGCAGCAGGTTCGTGCGGCTGGCTATAAGGGCGCGAGGGGCCGCGGCGGCCTTTTCCTCGGCGCTGGCTTCGACAATGCCCAGAATCTTCTTCTGCGCCGGCCAGATGATGAACCACACGTTGAAGGCCATGATGAGCGCAAGCCACATTCCCAGGCCGATCAGGTTGATCCCGTCCGCGCCCTGGCCGCCGAAGGTAAGGGCCAGCGCGCCATATCCGTTGTGGAATGCAATGGCCAGGCCGGTGATTACCGTCAGCAGAGCCGCATAGCGGAAGAAGAAAAGCACCTTGGGCGCGATGAAGCCGGTGATGGCGCCCTTCTGCTCCGCAGGAATCGAGGGCATGGTCGGCACCTGAACGAAGTTCAGATAATAGAGAAGCCCGATCCACAGCACCCCGAAGAACAGGTGGAGCCAGCGGAATACGTCATCGGTTATCGACTTCGGATCGCCTCCCGTCCAGCCTGCGAATGAAACGATCACCACGATCGCGGCTATCAGCCCGACCGCCAGAATCAGATGCAGATTACCGAAAAACTTGGCCATGTTCGTTCCCCCTTACTTCTCGTTTTTATATCCGCAATTGCGGGCGGAAGCGGGCGCATAATAGAAAACAACCGGCCTTTGTCACATGATTTCGTGAAATATCAGGAAGGCGGGATCTGGCTTTCTGCTTCTTCCTGCCCCTTCTCGCCCAGGCCGTGGCGCAGCAGCATGGGAATCTGGGAGAAGGTGAACAGGAAGGACAGGGGCATGAAGACCCAGAGCTTTGTGGCCAGCCAGTCTCCAAAAGAGAGCCACAGGCGCAGCCCTTCGTTCAGCGCGGCTAGGAACAGGAAGAAAAACCCCCAGTTGCGCGAGAGCAGCATCCATCCTTCGTCGTCCAGGCCCTCGAAAGCCGATTCGAGCAGGATCTTGAGCAACGCCTTGCCCTTCCAGTATCCCACGAGGAGCACGGCGGCGAACAGAATATAGATCGCCGTGGGCTTGATCTGCACATAGAATGGATCGTGGAGCAGGATCGTCAGCCCCCCGAAGCCGACGATCAGGGCCGTGGAAAGCCACAGCATCGGCGAAACCTTGCCGAGCCGCCATTTCGAGATGCCCAGCGCCGCGATGGCGGCAACGATGAAGGCGCCGGTGCCGCGCATCACCGCGAATACCTCGCCCACGGCATTTTCCTTGTCGGCTGGCGAATAGTGGCGATAGACCAGGAAGAAAATGAGCAGCGGCCCATAATCGACCACCAGGTTCAGCCAGCCCGATTTCTTCTTTTCAGCAACCATTATGCCACCCCTGCGATCACACGCGCGACCAGATCCGGATCGAAGGGGCGCAGATCGTCTATCCGTTCGCCCACTCCGATCGCGTGGATCGGCAAGCCATATTGTTCAGCCGCCGCGACGAGAACGCCGCCGCGCGCGGTTCCGTCGAGCTTGGTCATGATTAGGCCGGTAACGCCTGCGACCTCCTTGAAGATCTCGATCTGCGAAAGGGCATTCTGCCCGTTGGTGGCATCCAGCACCAGCACCACATCATGCGGCGCTTCGGGATTAAGGCGGCCCAGAACGCGCCGGATCTTCGCCAGTTCGTCCATCAGTTCCCGCTTGTTCTGAAGCCGGCCCGCCGTATCGACGATCAGGGCGTCGATGCCCTGAGATGTCGCCGCCTTGACCGCATCGAACACCACGCTGGCCGGATCGCCGCCTTCCGGCCCCTTGACGATCGGCACGCCCAGCCGGTCTGCCCAGACCCCCAGTTGGCCGATGGCGGCGGCACGGAAAGTATCGCCCGCCGCCAGCATCACGCCGTAATCCTCTTCCTGAAAGAGGTGGGCGAGCTTGGCGATGGTGGTGGTCTTGCCGCTGCCATTCACGCCGATGACGAGAATTACTTGCGGGCGGGGGAAGGCGGTGATTTCCAGCGGCTTGGCCACGGGGCGCAATATCGCCGCTATCTCCTCGGCCACCGCTTCGCGCAGTTCCTTGTCGCTGATGCTCAGCCCGAAACGCTTGCCGGCGAGCTTCTCCCTGATCCGCGCCGCGGCCGATGGGCCGAGATCGGAAAGGATGAGCGCATCTTCCACCTCATCCAGCGTGGCGTCATCGAGCTTGGCGGTGCCGCCGCCGATCCCGGAAAGATTTTCGGAAAGTCGGTCGGAAGTCTTTCGAAACCCGCCCAGCAGGCGTTCCGACCAGCTTGGTTCGCTCATTGCAGCACGCCGTTCTCGAGTTGGGTGGGAGTGATGGCAAGAATGGTGCGCGGCGGTGTCCCGGCGGGCAAGGCGACGCGCGCGAAGTTTTCGGCGTAGCCCGTCCCGTCGCGCTCGGCGAGAACGGTCAGTTCGGCGCCGATAAGCCCCCCGAGCCAGGAGGATCGCACACGGGCCACTTTCGCGCGGAGTTGCGAGGCGCGTTCCTTGATCGCCGCCTTGTCCACCTGCGGCATCCGCGCCGCCGGAGTGCCGGGGCGGGGGGAATAGGGAAATATATGCCCATGGACGATGCCGAGTTCGGAGATGATGGAGAGGCTGTTGGCGTGCATTGCTTCGGTCTCGGTGGGAAAGCCGGCAATCAGATCCGCGCCTATGGCGATGTCCGTCCGGCGCTTGCGAAGCCGCTCGACGAGATCGACGGCGTCCGCGCGAAGATGTCGGCGTTTCATGCGCTTCAAGATCAGGTCGTCGCCGGATTGCAGGGAAAGATGGAGATGCGGCATCATTCGCGGTTCGCTCGCCAGCAATTCGAACAATTCCCCGTCGATCTCGATCCCATCGAGCGAGGACATCCGCAGCCGTTGCAATTGCGGGAAGCGGCTCAATATGGCGCTTGCCAGCGCGCCCAGGGCAGGGGCGCCCGGCAGGTCATGGCCCCAGGAGGTCACGTCCACCCCGGTCAGCACCACCTCCGGCGCGCCCTGGGTAAGGTGCCGTTCGACATCGTCCAGCACTTCCAGGAT contains:
- a CDS encoding cytochrome c-type biogenesis protein → MRHVLLALMLAFSLQAPALAQDSLPPAPYAYRQLDDPEQEAQAQALMETLRCLKCQSQSIADSDAPMAGDMRHQVRIRIAAGEAPESIRAWLVERYGDYVSYKPRLDGATWPLFVVPLLLVLLGAVVLLRRFGRRP
- a CDS encoding tetratricopeptide repeat protein, whose amino-acid sequence is MSWAIAIGVALAAFLAMAALFRLPRWAWSSVGATLMLGLAGYSTQATPDMAGAPRDAVRSASAEGPLIVEARQRFSDTHIPNNYLIISDAFTRRGDFASAAEALRTAVREHPDDAEAWLAMANALAAHSEGNLSPAALYAYRRAEAAAPDAAGPDFFMGVAMLRSGKLVEAHQLWSRALARTAPDAPWRADLELRVRGLEELLRRIAAQAE
- a CDS encoding potassium transporter Kup; protein product: MSDAVIEGEAEPPQPGHGAHQPDGNILKLAVGALGVVFGDIGTSPLYALRDTFAGHHPLPLDELHVYGIISLMFWSMMIIVTLKYVFIIMRADNKGEGGSLALLALINMNVGQRRWSAGIVLLGVFATALFYGDSMITPAVSVLSAIEGVAVYSPGMGPLVVPLVVGIIIVLFFIQQRGTARVAALFGPMMTLYLATIAILGIMSIAAMPSVIGALSPHYAVVMFLADPLRGFLAMGAAVLAVTGVEALYADMGHFGRPPIRLSWVALVLPALVLNYLGQASLLMRVPAALESPFYFLAPQWFQWPLLLIASMAAVIAAQAVITGAFSVTQQAIQLGFIPRMSIKHTSKAMGQIYIPAVNWALMIAVLLLVVVFQRSSNLTAAYGIAVTGAMLIDNFLIAVVLFAMWKWKWWQAAPLLLLFFVLDVAYLSANLTKIPDGGWIPLLIGLFIFILLTTWAKGRALMRQNMAEASIPIEVFAKSAHNSAARVPGTAIFMASSNTGVPSALLHNIKHNKVLHERVIILTVEIEDVPTLNGSERWEVVDLSEGFYRLTLHFGFLEETNVPAALAKVDMCGEPFDMMKTSFFLSRQTLLSSKNPGMAIWREKLFAWMMRNAAAPMDFFRLPTNRVVELGSQLEI
- a CDS encoding urate hydroxylase PuuD, with protein sequence MAKFFGNLHLILAVGLIAAIVVIVSFAGWTGGDPKSITDDVFRWLHLFFGVLWIGLLYYLNFVQVPTMPSIPAEQKGAITGFIAPKVLFFFRYAALLTVITGLAIAFHNGYGALALTFGGQGADGINLIGLGMWLALIMAFNVWFIIWPAQKKILGIVEASAEEKAAAAPRALIASRTNLLLSLPMLYAMVSANVVN
- a CDS encoding inner membrane-spanning protein YciB — protein: MVAEKKKSGWLNLVVDYGPLLIFFLVYRHYSPADKENAVGEVFAVMRGTGAFIVAAIAALGISKWRLGKVSPMLWLSTALIVGFGGLTILLHDPFYVQIKPTAIYILFAAVLLVGYWKGKALLKILLESAFEGLDDEGWMLLSRNWGFFFLFLAALNEGLRLWLSFGDWLATKLWVFMPLSFLFTFSQIPMLLRHGLGEKGQEEAESQIPPS
- the ftsY gene encoding signal recognition particle-docking protein FtsY, with amino-acid sequence MSEPSWSERLLGGFRKTSDRLSENLSGIGGGTAKLDDATLDEVEDALILSDLGPSAAARIREKLAGKRFGLSISDKELREAVAEEIAAILRPVAKPLEITAFPRPQVILVIGVNGSGKTTTIAKLAHLFQEEDYGVMLAAGDTFRAAAIGQLGVWADRLGVPIVKGPEGGDPASVVFDAVKAATSQGIDALIVDTAGRLQNKRELMDELAKIRRVLGRLNPEAPHDVVLVLDATNGQNALSQIEIFKEVAGVTGLIMTKLDGTARGGVLVAAAEQYGLPIHAIGVGERIDDLRPFDPDLVARVIAGVA
- a CDS encoding MiaB/RimO family radical SAM methylthiotransferase — translated: MGSLRLSVEVISLGCRLNISESEAIRSLLGNEPDIVVVNSCAVTAEAVRQTRQAIRRARRRRPDARLLVTGCAAEIERAELAAMPEIDGIVANGAKLDARAWNVPAQPKPAAPSHTRAFIAIQNGCDHACTFCVIPQGRGRSRSLSILEVLDDVERHLTQGAPEVVLTGVDVTSWGHDLPGAPALGALASAILSRFPQLQRLRMSSLDGIEIDGELFELLASEPRMMPHLHLSLQSGDDLILKRMKRRHLRADAVDLVERLRKRRTDIAIGADLIAGFPTETEAMHANSLSIISELGIVHGHIFPYSPRPGTPAARMPQVDKAAIKERASQLRAKVARVRSSWLGGLIGAELTVLAERDGTGYAENFARVALPAGTPPRTILAITPTQLENGVLQ